Proteins from a genomic interval of Cuculus canorus isolate bCucCan1 chromosome 17, bCucCan1.pri, whole genome shotgun sequence:
- the ABCB9 gene encoding ABC-type oligopeptide transporter ABCB9 — protein sequence MRAWKAVASTLALSGADVVVTTLLYVHGRGGWDVLQDLRHFNIFNSLLDIWGGCLYRSCILLGAAIGVATNTTYGPRRLRASQTFIAIVCLLMGIYMMVKLLLYSEVRRTIRDPWFWGLFAWTYVALAATFGLWQLLACVTSSREALGPGSESRAEAEESCDGGAPQDEREEAAGPTIHKLLSYTKPDAFFLGIASFFLLVAALGETFLPYYTGLAIDGIVVQKSMDRFSTAVLVMSLLAIGSSFAAGIRGGVFTLVFARLNIRLRNCLFRSLVSQEMSFFDENRTGDVISRLTSDTTIVSDLVSQNINIFLRNVVKATGVIFFMFSLSWKLSLVTFMGFPIIMLVSDVYGKYYKKLSKDVQNALAKANNTAEETISAMKTVRSFANEEAEANVYWQKLQQVYKLNKREAMAYTYYVWSSGLTLLVVQVSILYYGGHLVISGQMTSGNLISFIIYEFVLGDCMESVGSVYSGLMQGVGAAEKVFEFIDRKPTMVNDGSLIPDHVDGKVEFRNVTFSYRTRSSTQVLQNVSFTLHPGKVTALVGPSGSGKSSCVNILENFYPLQDGQVLLDGRPINMYDHKYLHSVISLVSQEPVLFARSIADNISYGLTSASFESVVQAAQKANAHTFITELQDGYHTEAGEKGAQLSGGQKQRVAIARALIRAPPILILDEATSALDAESEHAIQQAIYGDLQNHTVLVIAHRLSTVEKAHNIIVLDKGRVVQQGSHKELVEEGGLYSKLVQRQILGLEGGGADSLQPAARGDSVKVPGGLEEEFRIDHSLPAVAQDDYNNTAHK from the exons ATGCGTGCCTGGAAGGCTGTGGCCAGCACGCTGGCACTCAGCGGGGCCGATGTGGTGGTCACCACGCTGCTCTACGTCCATGGCCGGGGCGGCTGGGATGTCCTTCAGGACCTGCGGCACTTCAACATCTTCAACTCGCTGCTGGACATCTGGGGAGGCTGCCTCTACCGCAGCTGCATCCTGCTGGGGGCTGCCATTGGGGTGGCCACCAACACAACCTATGGTCCCCGGCGCCTCAGGGCATCACAGACCTTCATTGCCATCGTCTGCCTCCTCATGGGTATCTACATGATGGTGAAGCTGCTGCTCTACTCGGAGGTGCGGAGGACCATCAGGGACCCCTGGTTCTGGGGACTCTTTGCCTGGACCTACGTGGCGCTGGCGGCCACCTTCGGGCTATGGCAGCTACTGGCCTGCGTCACCTCCTCCCGCGAGGCGCTGGGGCCTGGCTCCGAGTCTCGTGCTGAGGCAGAGGAGAGCTGTGACGGTGGCGCCCCGCAGGACGAGCGGGAGGAGGCAGCGGGTCCCACCATCCATAAGCTGCTGTCTTACACAAAGCCGGATGCCTTTTTCCTAGGCATtgcctccttcttcctccttgtgGCCGCACTGG GAGAGACCTTCCTGCCCTACTACACAGGGCTGGCCATTGACGGCATCGTGGTGCAGAAGAGCATGGACCGCTTCTCCACAGCAGTGTTGGTCATGTCGCTACTCGCCATAGGAAG CTCATTTGCCGCAGGTATCCGGGGTGGCGTTTTTACGCTCGTATTTGCAAGACTGAACATTCGCCTTCGCAACTGCCTCTTCAGATCGCTGGTGTCTCAGGAGATGAGTTTCTTTGATGAGAATCGCACAG GGGATGTCATCTCCCGCCTGACATCGGACACGACCATCGTGAGCGACCTGGTCTCCCAGAACATCAACATCTTCCTGCGCAACGTGGTGAAGGCCACAGGAGTGATCTTCTTCATGTTCAGCCTCTCCTGGAAGCTCTCACTCGTCACCTTCATGGGCTTCCCTATCATCATGCTGGTGTCTGATGTCTATGGGAAGTACTACAAG AAGCTCTCCAAGGATGTGCAAAATGCCTTGGCCAAGGCCAACAACACTGCTGAGGAGACCATTTCTGCCATGAAGACCGTCCGCAGTTTTGCCAACGAGGAGGCAGAGGCAAATGTTTACTGGCAGAAGTTGCAGCAGGTCTACAAACTCAACAAGCGGGAGGCCATGGCATACACCTACTACGTCTGGTCCAGCGGG ctgACCCTCCTGGTGGTCCAGGTCAGCATCCTTTACTACGGTGGGCACCTTGTGATCTCGGGGCAAATGACAAGTGGAAACCTAATATCTTTCATCATTTACGAGTTTGTCTTAGGAGATTGCATGGAG TCTGTTGGCTCCGTCTACAGCGGCCTGATGCAAGGTGTCGGAGCTGCTGAGAAGGTGTTTGAGTTCATCGACCGCAAGCCAACGATGGTGAATGATGGGTCCCTGATCCCAGACCATGTGGACGGGAAGGTGGAATTCAGAAACGTGACATTTTCCTACCGCACTCGCTCCTCAACGCAGGTCCTCCAG AATGTGTCTTTCACTCTGCACCCTGGCAAAGTGACGGCGCTGGTGGGACCTTCAGGAAGCGGGAAGAGCTCCTGTGTCAACATCCTGGAGAACTTCTACCCTCTGCAAGACGGGCAGGTGCTGCTGGATGGGCGTCCCATTAACATGTACGATCACAAGTACCTGCACTCAGTG ATCTCCCTGGTGAGCCAAGAACCGGTGCTGTTTGCCCGCTCTATTGCAGATAATATTTCTTACGGCTTAACTTCAGCCTCCTTTGAGTCGGTTGTTCAGGctgcccagaaggccaacgcGCACACCTTCATCACCGAGTTACAAGACGGCTACCACACAG AGGCAGGTGAAAAAGGAGCCCAGTTGTCAGGTGGCCAGAAGCAGAGAGTGGCAATTGCCAGGGCCTTGATCCGAGCCCCCCCTATCCTAATCCTGGATGAAGCCACAAGTGCCCTGGATGCAGAGAGTGAACATGCG ATTCAGCAGGCGATTTACGGCGACTTGCAGAACCACACGGTGCTTGTCATAGCTCACAGGCTGAGCACTGTGGAGAAGGCACACAACATCATTGTGCTGGACAAGGGCCGCGTGGTGCAGCAGGGCTCGCACAAGGAGCTGGTGGAAGAAGGCGGCCTTTATTCCAAGCTGGTGCAGAGACAGatcctggggctggaggggggcgGTGCGGACAGTCTCCAACCTGCAGCCCGAGGGGATTCAGTGAAGGTGCCTGGTGGGCTGGAGGAAGAGTTCAGGATAGACCATTCCCTGCCAGCCGTGGCACAGGACGATTATAACAACACGGCTCACAAGTGA